A genomic segment from Littorina saxatilis isolate snail1 unplaced genomic scaffold, US_GU_Lsax_2.0 scaffold_1297, whole genome shotgun sequence encodes:
- the LOC138954436 gene encoding HAUS augmin-like complex subunit 1, whose product MDLSSKYRNVQVWLDNLYAGKPVPHFERNEQTIDLLHQLMEKNVARDSDTQLIVQDLKQKATEYTAEGQRLGCILASMNLKTGTLSQSGVTSLQTLTKLAWLLKVRDASDTSYLLALQALQEEADRIHEEFVAEERLLVKLSHKTKDALVKHNSIRKTCQDLEDVTTLQATKLEKRQKEVSFLQSKIQEYAKLLSKLKDSVSRTGVDSSVFHESLVKRAQDLLKLEDELGPLKKKLQAYNELPPDISQAKLKLVELRRHLEHLEDELSKKIGSLKL is encoded by the exons GTTCAGGTATGGCTTGACAACCTTTATGCGGGAAAGCCAGTTCCCCATTTTGAACGCAATGAACAAACTATTGATCTGCTGCACCAGCTGATGGAAAAGAACGTGGCCAGGGACAGTGACACTCAGCTCATCGTTCAGGATCTAAAACAGAAAGCCACAGAATACACTGCAGAAG GGCAGCGTTTGGGTTGCATCTTGGCATCAATGAACCTGAAAACTGGGACTCTTTCACAGTCTGGGGTGACAAGTCTACAAACATTGACAAAACTGGCGTGGTTGTTAAAGGTCCGAGATGCAAGTGACACCAG CTACCTGTTAGCCTTGCAAGCATTGCAGGAGGAGGCTGACAGAATTCACGAGGAATTTGTGGCTGAGGAACGACTGTTGGTCAAACTCTCACACAAGACCAAGGATGCTCTGGTGAAACACAACTCTATCCGCAA AACTTGCCAAGATCTGGAAGATGTGACAACACTGCAAGCAACCAAGCTGGAGAAGCGACAGAAAGAAGTCTCCTTCCTGCAGAGCAAAATTCAAGAGTATGCCAAACTTCTCTCGAAGCTTAAG GATTCCGTGTCCAGAACTGGTGTGGATTCTTCCGTGTTTCACGAGAGCCTTGTCAAAAGAGCACAG GATCTTCTGAAGTTGGAAGATGAGCTTGGGCCTCTGAAGAAAAAACTTCAAGCCTACAATGAACTTCCACCG GATATCTCACAGGCAAAGCTGAAGCTGGTTGAGTTAAGAAGGCATTTG GAACACCTTGAGGATGAACTAAGCAAGAAAATTGGCTCACTAAAACTCTAG